Within Nocardioides rotundus, the genomic segment ATCGTGCTCGGCATCTTCGTCTTCACCAGCCAGGGCGGCGCGGGCGCGATCCTCTACATGGTCAACCACGGGATCGGGACCGCGATGCTGTTCCTGGTCGCGGGCTACCTGATCCACCGCACCGGCACCGCCTCGATCTCGGCGATGCACGGTGTGGAGAAGGTCGCCCCGGTGCTCGCCGGGCTGTTCCTGGTCGCCGGGCTCGCGGCCGCCGGCCTGCCGGGGCTTTCGACCTTCGTCTCGGAGTTCCTGGTGATCGTCTCGGCGTTCGACTACGCCTGGTGGGCCGGGGCCGTCGCGGTGCTCGCGATCGTGCTGGCCGCGGTCTACGTGCTGCGGGCCTACCAGCGGATCATGACCGGTCCGGAGGTCTCCGCCACGGTGACCTCGCGGTGGAGCGACCTCTCCCGCCGCGAGGTGAGCGCGGTCGCGCCCCTGGTGCTGGCGCTGGTGCTCTTCGGCTTCTACCCCGCTCCGCTGCTGGATGTCATCAACCCGCAGGTGGAGCAGACGCTGACCCAGGTCGGCGTGAACGACGACGGTCCGGTGGTCCCCGCGGGTGACTCCGAGGCGCAGGGAGGCGACCACTGATGGAGTTCGTCAATCCGGTCATCGAGTATGCCGAGCTGTCGCCGCTGCTGATCGTCTTCGGCGCGGCCGTCCTCGGAGTGCTGGTGGAGGCCTTCGTCCCGCGGGGCGGGCGCTACGTCGCCCAGGCGACGCTGGCCGTCCTCGGCCTGCTCGGGGCGCTGGCCGCCACGGTGTGGGTGGCCCGCGACATGCCCGAGGTCGGCGGCGGCGCAGGTCGCGGCTGGATCGCGATGGAGCAGACCCTGGCCGTCGACGGGCCGGCCGTCTTCCTGTGGGGGCTGATCCTGCTGCTCTCGCTGGCCGGCGTGCTGCTCTTCGCCGAGCGGCACCTCGACGGCGGACTCTCCGCCTTCGCGGGCCAGGCGGCCGCGCTGCCCGGCACCGAGGCCGAGAGCGAGGCCTCCAGCCGGGGGCTGGAGCACACCGAGGTCTACCCGCTGCTGATGTTCGCGGTCTTCGGCATGCTGATGTTCCCCGCCGCCAACGACCTGCTGTCGCTGTTCGTGGCGCTCGAGGTGCTCTCGCTGCCGCTCTACCTGCTGTCCGGGCTCGCCCGTCGGCGCCGCCTGCTCTCGCAGGAGGCCGCGCTGAAGTACTTCCTGCTCGGCGCGTTCTCCTCCGGCTTCTTCCTCTACGGCGCCGCGCTGGTCTACGGGTACGCCGGCTCCATGGACTTCGCCGACATCAACGCCGCCGTCACCAACGACACCGGCGACCAGGCGCTGCTCCTCATCGGCCTGGGCCTGCTCTCGGTCGGCCTGCTGTTCAAGGTGGGCGCCGTACCGTTCCAGGCCTGGACCCCCGACGTCTACCAGGGCGCCCCGACCCCGGTCACGGCGTTCATGTCAGCCGGGACCAAGGTCGCGGCGTTCGGTGCGATGCTGCGGCTGTTCTACGTCGCCTTCGGCCCGGACCGCTGGACCTGGACGCCGATGCTGTGGATCGTCGCGATCCTCTCGATGGTGGTCGGCGCGATCCTGGCGGTCGTGCAGACCGACGTGAAGCGGATGCTCGCCTACTCCTCGGTGGCGCACACCGGCTTCATCCTCACCGGCGTGCTCGGCGTGCAGAGCGTCGGCCAGCTCGCCGACGGGCAGATCACCTCGCTGCAGGCGGTGCTCTTCTACCTCGCTACCTACGGCTTCGCCACCCTCGGCGCCTTCGCGGTCGTCGGGCTGGTGCGCGACTCCGCCGGCGAGGTCACCTCGCTGAGCCGCTGGGCCGGCCTGGGCCGGCAGGCGCCGGTCGTGGCGGGCGTGTTCGCCTTCTTCCTGCTGGCGATGGCGGGCATCCCGCTGACCTCCGGCTTCATCGGCAAGTGGACGGTCTTCACCGTCGCGATGTCGGCCGGCGCGTGGCCGGTGGTGGTCGTGGCGATCCTGTCCAGCATCGTCGCGGCGTTCTTCTACGTCCGGGTCATCTGGCTGATGTACTTCGCCGACCCGGCCGAGGACGGCGCCTCCGTCACCTACCCCTCGGTGCTGACGGCCACCACGATCGCGTTCGCCGCCGCCATCACCCTGGTGCTCGGCGTCCTCCCCGGCCCGGTCCTGGACCTGGCCGCCCAGGCGGGTGACTTCCTCCGGTGACCGGATCGGCCGCCCAGCCCGCAGCCCTCGCCCTGCCCGTCCTCGACGAGGCCCTCGCCGACCGTCTCCGCGGCCGGCTCGGGGTCGTCGAGGAGATGCTGGCGGGATACTGCGAGGGACGCACCCGCTATGTCTCCGACGCCGCGCGGCACCTGCTCGCCGCGGGCGGGAAACGCTTCCGCCCGCTGCTGGTGCTGCTGGCCGCGGAGGTCGGCGAGGACCCGGACAACGAGGAGGTGCTCAAGGCCGCCTGCGTGGTCGAGCTGACCCACGTGGCCTCGCTCTACCACGACGACGTGATGGACGAGGCCGACCTGCGCCGGGGCGCCGACACCGCCAACGCCCGGTGGGACAACCTGGTCGCGATCCTCACCGGGGACTTCCTGTTCGGCCGCTCCTCGGAGGTGACCGCCGACCTCGGCCCGGAGGCGGTGCGGATCCAGGCGCAGACCTTCACCCGGCTGGTG encodes:
- the nuoN gene encoding NADH-quinone oxidoreductase subunit NuoN; protein product: MEFVNPVIEYAELSPLLIVFGAAVLGVLVEAFVPRGGRYVAQATLAVLGLLGALAATVWVARDMPEVGGGAGRGWIAMEQTLAVDGPAVFLWGLILLLSLAGVLLFAERHLDGGLSAFAGQAAALPGTEAESEASSRGLEHTEVYPLLMFAVFGMLMFPAANDLLSLFVALEVLSLPLYLLSGLARRRRLLSQEAALKYFLLGAFSSGFFLYGAALVYGYAGSMDFADINAAVTNDTGDQALLLIGLGLLSVGLLFKVGAVPFQAWTPDVYQGAPTPVTAFMSAGTKVAAFGAMLRLFYVAFGPDRWTWTPMLWIVAILSMVVGAILAVVQTDVKRMLAYSSVAHTGFILTGVLGVQSVGQLADGQITSLQAVLFYLATYGFATLGAFAVVGLVRDSAGEVTSLSRWAGLGRQAPVVAGVFAFFLLAMAGIPLTSGFIGKWTVFTVAMSAGAWPVVVVAILSSIVAAFFYVRVIWLMYFADPAEDGASVTYPSVLTATTIAFAAAITLVLGVLPGPVLDLAAQAGDFLR